In Populus nigra chromosome 10, ddPopNigr1.1, whole genome shotgun sequence, the following proteins share a genomic window:
- the LOC133704444 gene encoding probable protein phosphatase 2C 38 isoform X1 — translation MVSATLMRFVSPCWKPSVEGENSSNGGDAAGRAEGLLWYKDSGQHVNGEFSMAVIQANNLLEDCSHLESGPMSSAESGPHGTFVGVYDGHGGPEAARFVNERLFENIKTIHGAELTSENNGMSANVINKAFLATEEEFLSLVKKQWLNKPQIASVGACCLVGVVCSGVLYIANAGDSRVVLGRLERAIKEIKAVQLSYEHNASIESVREELHSLHPDDPHIVVLKHKVWRVKGLIQISRSIGDAYLKRAEFNREPLLAKFRLPEPFDKPILKAEPTILVQKLCPEDQFLIFASDGLWEHLSNQEAVDIVHSCPRNGVARKLLKAALCEAAKKREMRYSDLKRIARGVRRHFHDDITVIVLFLDSNLVSRSSFRGPLISIKGGCGVSGNGNT, via the exons ATGGTATCCGCAACATTGATGAGATTTGTTTCACCCTGTTGGAAGCCTTCCGTCGAGGGTGAAAATTCAAGTAATGGTGGGGATGCTGCTGGTAGAGCTGAGGGATTGTTATGGTACAAGGATTCAGGTCAGCATGTTAATGGGGAATTTTCAATGGCAGTAATTCAAGCAAACAATCTACTGGAAGACTGTAGTCATCTTGAATCAGGTCCAATGAGCTCAGCTGAATCAGGTCCTCATGGAACATTTGTTGGAGTTTATGATGGCCATGGAGGTCCAGAAGCTGCCCGGTTTGTGAATGAGCGCCTTTTCGAAAACATCAAGA CTATTCATGGTGCAGAATTAACGTCAGAAAACAATGGAATGTCAGCCAATGTTATCAACAAAGCATTTTTGGCAACAGAAGAGGAATTTCTCTCTCTAGTGAAGAAGCAGTGGCTAAATAAGCCACAGATTGCTTCTGTTGGTGCATGTTGTTTGGTAGGTGTAGTATGCAGTGGTGTTCTCTACATTGCAAACGCAGGAGATTCTCGGGTTGTGTTAGGAAGACTGGAAAGGGCCATTAAGGAGATCAAAGCAGTTCAGTTATCATATGAACATAATGCAAGTATAGAATCTGTGAGAGAGGAGTTGCATTCATTGCACCCTGATGATCCACATATTGTTGTTCTAAAGCACAAGGTTTGGCGTGTGAAGGGTCTGATTCAG ATCTCAAGATCTATAGGTGATGCCTATCTGAAAAGGGCGGAATTTAACAGAGAACCTCTGTTAGCTAAATTTAGATTGCCTGAACCCTTCGATAAACCAATTCTTAAAGCTGAGCCAACAATTTTAGTGCAGAAACTCTGCCCTGAAGATCAGTTTCTTATCTTTGCATCCGATGGCCTGTGGGAGCACCTAAGCAATCAGGAGGCAGTTGACATTGTCCACAGTTGTCCGCGTAAT GGTGTTGCAAGGAAACTTCTCAAAGCTGCACTTTGTGAAGcagcaaagaaaagagaaatgagATATTCAGACTTGAAAAGGATTGCTCGTGGTGTCAGGAGACATTTTCATGATGATATCACAGTCAtagttttgtttcttgattCGAATCTTGTCAGTCGCAGCTCCTTCCGTGgccccctaatttcaatcaaggGAGGTTGTGGTGTCTCTGGAAATGGCAACACTTAG
- the LOC133704446 gene encoding protein IN2-1 homolog B isoform X2 gives MATLLPMNYSNGSAPLTPSKHLSLRCSVHLSSKKTRRWLDADAVKLPRYHSLQLQPLSKSKTGPISATMATGSGKEVLPPVLTSNSEPPPVFDGTTRLYISYTCPYAQRVWITRNCKGLQDKIKLVPIDLQDRPAWYKEKVYPPNKVPSLEHNNEVKGESLDLIKYIDSHFDGPSLFPDDPAKKEFAEDLFSYTGSFSKANNSTFKGEADEAGAAFDYIETALSKFDDGPFFLEQFSLVREESCISCGSYTCYLLQASLSFIFIKCSIIMLYMSVKVYTSRWI, from the exons ATGGCCACATTACTGCCCATGAACTATTCCAATGGTTCAGCACCACTGACGCCTTCAAAACATCTTTCTCTTCGTTGCTCTGTCCATCTGTCCTCCAAGAAAACAAGAAGATGGCTAGACGCTGATGCCGTAAAACTACCACGCTATCATTCGCTTCAACTTCAACCACTAAGCAAATCCAAAACTGGTCCCATATCAGCAACGATGGCTACTGG AAGCGGGAAAGAAGTTCTTCCACCAGTTCTTACTTCTAATTCAGAACCACCTCCAGTTTTTGATGGAACAACAAG GTTGTATATATCGTACACATGTCCCTATGCACAGCGTGTGTGGATTACCCGGAATTGCAAG GGACTTCAGGACAAGATAAAATTGGTTCCTATTGATTTACAAGACAGGCCTGCTTGGTACAAGGAGAAAGTGTATCCTCCTAACAAG GTGCCTTCACTGGAACACAATAACGAAGTGAAAGGAGAGtctcttgatttgattaaatatattgacAGTCACTTCGATGGGCCGTCACTTTTTCCTGAT GATCCTGCAAAGAAGGAATTTGCAGAGGATTTGTTTTCCTACACTGGTTCATTCAGCAAAGCCAATAATTCCACATTCAAAGGAGAAGCAGATGAGGCAG GTGCTGCATTTGATTATATTGAAACCGCTCTTTCCAAATTTGACGACGGGCCCTTTTTCCTTGAGCAGTTCAGTCTGGTAAGAGAAGAGTCCTGCATATCCTGTGGCAGCTATACCTGCTATCTGCTACAAGCTAGCTTGagttttattttcatcaagTGTAGCATAATAATGCTTTATATGTCAGTGAAAGTTTATACCAgcag GTGGATATAG
- the LOC133704446 gene encoding protein IN2-1 homolog B isoform X1, whose protein sequence is MATLLPMNYSNGSAPLTPSKHLSLRCSVHLSSKKTRRWLDADAVKLPRYHSLQLQPLSKSKTGPISATMATGSGKEVLPPVLTSNSEPPPVFDGTTRLYISYTCPYAQRVWITRNCKGLQDKIKLVPIDLQDRPAWYKEKVYPPNKVPSLEHNNEVKGESLDLIKYIDSHFDGPSLFPDDPAKKEFAEDLFSYTGSFSKANNSTFKGEADEAGAAFDYIETALSKFDDGPFFLEQFSLVDIAYAPFIERFQPALLEFKKYDITAGRPKLAAWIEEMNKIEAYNQTRHEPKQHVETYKKRFAAHL, encoded by the exons ATGGCCACATTACTGCCCATGAACTATTCCAATGGTTCAGCACCACTGACGCCTTCAAAACATCTTTCTCTTCGTTGCTCTGTCCATCTGTCCTCCAAGAAAACAAGAAGATGGCTAGACGCTGATGCCGTAAAACTACCACGCTATCATTCGCTTCAACTTCAACCACTAAGCAAATCCAAAACTGGTCCCATATCAGCAACGATGGCTACTGG AAGCGGGAAAGAAGTTCTTCCACCAGTTCTTACTTCTAATTCAGAACCACCTCCAGTTTTTGATGGAACAACAAG GTTGTATATATCGTACACATGTCCCTATGCACAGCGTGTGTGGATTACCCGGAATTGCAAG GGACTTCAGGACAAGATAAAATTGGTTCCTATTGATTTACAAGACAGGCCTGCTTGGTACAAGGAGAAAGTGTATCCTCCTAACAAG GTGCCTTCACTGGAACACAATAACGAAGTGAAAGGAGAGtctcttgatttgattaaatatattgacAGTCACTTCGATGGGCCGTCACTTTTTCCTGAT GATCCTGCAAAGAAGGAATTTGCAGAGGATTTGTTTTCCTACACTGGTTCATTCAGCAAAGCCAATAATTCCACATTCAAAGGAGAAGCAGATGAGGCAG GTGCTGCATTTGATTATATTGAAACCGCTCTTTCCAAATTTGACGACGGGCCCTTTTTCCTTGAGCAGTTCAGTCTG GTGGATATAGCTTATGCTCCATTTATCGAAAGATTTCAGCCTGCCTTGCTGGAATTTAAGAAGTATGACATCACTGCGGGAAGGCCTAAACTGGCTGCTTGGATTGAG GAGATGAACAAAATAGAGGCTTACAACCAAACCAGGCACGAGCCAAAGCAGCATGTTGAAACCTACAAGAAACGCTTTGCG GCTCATCTTTGA
- the LOC133704444 gene encoding probable protein phosphatase 2C 38 isoform X2, whose amino-acid sequence MVSATLMRFVSPCWKPSVEGENSSNGGDAAGRAEGLLWYKDSGQHVNGEFSMAVIQANNLLEDCSHLESGPMSSAESGPHGTFVGVYDGHGGPEAARFVNERLFENIKKLTSENNGMSANVINKAFLATEEEFLSLVKKQWLNKPQIASVGACCLVGVVCSGVLYIANAGDSRVVLGRLERAIKEIKAVQLSYEHNASIESVREELHSLHPDDPHIVVLKHKVWRVKGLIQISRSIGDAYLKRAEFNREPLLAKFRLPEPFDKPILKAEPTILVQKLCPEDQFLIFASDGLWEHLSNQEAVDIVHSCPRNGVARKLLKAALCEAAKKREMRYSDLKRIARGVRRHFHDDITVIVLFLDSNLVSRSSFRGPLISIKGGCGVSGNGNT is encoded by the exons ATGGTATCCGCAACATTGATGAGATTTGTTTCACCCTGTTGGAAGCCTTCCGTCGAGGGTGAAAATTCAAGTAATGGTGGGGATGCTGCTGGTAGAGCTGAGGGATTGTTATGGTACAAGGATTCAGGTCAGCATGTTAATGGGGAATTTTCAATGGCAGTAATTCAAGCAAACAATCTACTGGAAGACTGTAGTCATCTTGAATCAGGTCCAATGAGCTCAGCTGAATCAGGTCCTCATGGAACATTTGTTGGAGTTTATGATGGCCATGGAGGTCCAGAAGCTGCCCGGTTTGTGAATGAGCGCCTTTTCGAAAACATCAAGA AATTAACGTCAGAAAACAATGGAATGTCAGCCAATGTTATCAACAAAGCATTTTTGGCAACAGAAGAGGAATTTCTCTCTCTAGTGAAGAAGCAGTGGCTAAATAAGCCACAGATTGCTTCTGTTGGTGCATGTTGTTTGGTAGGTGTAGTATGCAGTGGTGTTCTCTACATTGCAAACGCAGGAGATTCTCGGGTTGTGTTAGGAAGACTGGAAAGGGCCATTAAGGAGATCAAAGCAGTTCAGTTATCATATGAACATAATGCAAGTATAGAATCTGTGAGAGAGGAGTTGCATTCATTGCACCCTGATGATCCACATATTGTTGTTCTAAAGCACAAGGTTTGGCGTGTGAAGGGTCTGATTCAG ATCTCAAGATCTATAGGTGATGCCTATCTGAAAAGGGCGGAATTTAACAGAGAACCTCTGTTAGCTAAATTTAGATTGCCTGAACCCTTCGATAAACCAATTCTTAAAGCTGAGCCAACAATTTTAGTGCAGAAACTCTGCCCTGAAGATCAGTTTCTTATCTTTGCATCCGATGGCCTGTGGGAGCACCTAAGCAATCAGGAGGCAGTTGACATTGTCCACAGTTGTCCGCGTAAT GGTGTTGCAAGGAAACTTCTCAAAGCTGCACTTTGTGAAGcagcaaagaaaagagaaatgagATATTCAGACTTGAAAAGGATTGCTCGTGGTGTCAGGAGACATTTTCATGATGATATCACAGTCAtagttttgtttcttgattCGAATCTTGTCAGTCGCAGCTCCTTCCGTGgccccctaatttcaatcaaggGAGGTTGTGGTGTCTCTGGAAATGGCAACACTTAG